From a single Sparus aurata chromosome 13, fSpaAur1.1, whole genome shotgun sequence genomic region:
- the LOC115593449 gene encoding 14-3-3 protein epsilon isoform X1 yields MAERENLVYQAKLAEQAERYDEMVESMKKVASMDVELTVEERNLLSVAYKNVIGARRASWRIISSLEQKEETKGDKEDKLKMIREYRKTVETELKSICNDILDVLDKHLILAAATGESKVFYYKMKGDYHRYLAEFATGNDRKEAAENSLVAYKAASDIALTELPPTHPIRLGLALNFSVFYYEILNSPDRACKLAKEAFDNAIAELDTLSEESYKDSTLIMQLLRDNLTLWTSDVQGDGEEQNKEALQDAEEETQ; encoded by the exons ATGGCAGAAAGAGAAAACCTGGTGTACCAGGCGAAACTCGCCGAACAAGCGGAGAGATATGACG AAATGGTGGAGTCGATGAAGAAGGTGGCCAGTATGGACGTCGAGCtcacagtggaggagaggaacTTGCTGTCAGTAGCATACAAGAACGTGATCGGGGCCAGAAGAGCTTCCTGGAGGATAATCAGCAGCCTCGAACAGAAAGAAGAAACTAAAGGCGACAAAGAAGACAAACTTAAGATGATCCGAGAGTACAGGAAAACG GTTGAGACGGAGCTGAAATCAATCTGCAACGACATTCTGGATGTACTGGACAAGCACCTCATCTTAGCTGCAGCCACGGGAGAGTCTAAGGTTTTCTACTACAAAAT GAAGGGAGATTACCACAGGTACCTGGCAGAGTTTGCTACAGGCAACGACAGgaaggaggcagcagagaacAGTTTGGTGGCGTACAAAGCTGCTAGCGACATTGCCTTGACCGAACTCCCTCCAACGCACCCCATTCGCCTGGGACTGGCCCTTAACTTCTCCGTTTTCTATTATGAAATCCTCAACTCGCCAGACCGCGCTTGCAA GTTGGCGAAGGAGGCATTTGACAATGCCATTGCAGAACTGGATACTCTGAGCGAGGAAAGCTATAAGGACTCAACACTTATCATGCAGTTGCTACGTGACAACTTGACACTATGGACCTCAGACGTGCAGGGAGATG GTGAAGAACAGAACAAAGAAGCACTGCAAGATGCGGAGGAAGAGACCCAGTGA
- the LOC115593449 gene encoding 14-3-3 protein epsilon isoform X2, with product MAERENLVYQAKLAEQAERYDEMVESMKKVASMDVELTVEERNLLSVAYKNVIGARRASWRIISSLEQKEETKGDKEDKLKMIREYRKTVETELKSICNDILDVLDKHLILAAATGESKVFYYKMKGDYHRYLAEFATGNDRKEAAENSLVAYKAASDIALTELPPTHPIRLGLALNFSVFYYEILNSPDRACKLAKEAFDNAIAELDTLSEESYKDSTLIMQLLRDNLTLWTSDVQGDES from the exons ATGGCAGAAAGAGAAAACCTGGTGTACCAGGCGAAACTCGCCGAACAAGCGGAGAGATATGACG AAATGGTGGAGTCGATGAAGAAGGTGGCCAGTATGGACGTCGAGCtcacagtggaggagaggaacTTGCTGTCAGTAGCATACAAGAACGTGATCGGGGCCAGAAGAGCTTCCTGGAGGATAATCAGCAGCCTCGAACAGAAAGAAGAAACTAAAGGCGACAAAGAAGACAAACTTAAGATGATCCGAGAGTACAGGAAAACG GTTGAGACGGAGCTGAAATCAATCTGCAACGACATTCTGGATGTACTGGACAAGCACCTCATCTTAGCTGCAGCCACGGGAGAGTCTAAGGTTTTCTACTACAAAAT GAAGGGAGATTACCACAGGTACCTGGCAGAGTTTGCTACAGGCAACGACAGgaaggaggcagcagagaacAGTTTGGTGGCGTACAAAGCTGCTAGCGACATTGCCTTGACCGAACTCCCTCCAACGCACCCCATTCGCCTGGGACTGGCCCTTAACTTCTCCGTTTTCTATTATGAAATCCTCAACTCGCCAGACCGCGCTTGCAA GTTGGCGAAGGAGGCATTTGACAATGCCATTGCAGAACTGGATACTCTGAGCGAGGAAAGCTATAAGGACTCAACACTTATCATGCAGTTGCTACGTGACAACTTGACACTATGGACCTCAGACGTGCAGGGAGATG AGTCTTAA